The stretch of DNA CAGATCGGCGTCGCGAGCGAGCCGGGGCGCGGCACCCGGATCTGGTTTTCCGTGACGCTGCCGGCGGCGTGATCGGCGGTTCAGTTCCGGCGCCTCACGCATTATCTGACTCCCATGCAATGGACGGATGACGGGCTGGTTCTCGGGGCGCGACGGCACGGCGAGACCGGCGTCGTCCTCGAACTGATGACGGCCGAGCACGGCCGCCATCTCGGCCTCGTCCATGGCGGGCGCTCGCGGCGGATGCAGCCGGTGCTCCAGCCCGGCAACCTGGTGCGGGCGGTGTGGCGGGCTCGGCTCGACGAGGGACTGGGCGCCTACGCGGTCGAGCCGATCGAGAGCGCCAGCGCCCGGCTGATCGGCTCGCGGCTGGCCCTCTACGGCATCGGCTATGCCGCGGGGCTGCTGCGGCTCCTGCCCGAGCGCGATCCGCATCCGGCCCTGTTCGCGGTGGCCAAGGTGCTGATCGAGCACCTGCACGAGCCCGAGATCGCGCCTGCCCTGATGGTGCGGTTCGAGCTGGCGATGCTGGCCGAGCTCGGCTTCGGCCTCGACCTCTCGGCCTGCGCCGCCACCGGCACCAACGAATACCTCGCCTACGTCTCGCCGAAGAGCGGGCGGGCGGTGAGCGCGGCGGCCGGCGAGCCCTGGCGCGACCGGCTGCTGGCGCTGCCCGACTTTCTGGTCGAGCGGGCCGACCGCCGCGGCCTCAACGTGCCGACCTCCCGGGAGATCAAGCAAGGCTTTACCTTAACGGGTTATTTCCTCGACCAGCACATCTGGGGGCCGCGCGACGTGGCCGAGCCGGAGGAGCGGGTGCGGTTCGTGGCGCTCGGCACCGCCGATGCGGGTTGAGCCTCGGCCGAGAGCACGGAAGGGTTGTCTCGCCTTCCTGGCAATCGGCCGATGTTCGTGTTATGTTCTGGTCTTGAGACCGCCGAAATCGTGAGTTGACGTCCGCCCATGGGAAAGCCCTTCGAGCCACCCTCCGACCGCGACGGGATCGAGAACGTCGACCTGAAGGCGGCGCTGGAGGAGCGCTACCTCGCCTACGCGCTCTCGACCATCATGCACCGGGCGCTGCCCGATGCCCGCGACGGCCTCAAGCCGGTGCATCGGCGCATCCTGCACGCGATGCGGCTTTTGCGCCTCGATCCCGGCAGCGCCTACAAGAAATGCGCCCGCGTCGTCGGCGACGTGATCGGTAAGTACCACCCCCACGGCGACGTCGCGGTCTACGATGCGCTCGTGCGCCTCGCCCAGGACTTCGCCCAGCGCTACCCGCTGGTCGACGGCCAGGGCAATTTCGGCAACATCGACGGCGACAACCCGGCGGCCCAGCGGTACACCGAGTGCCGCATGACCGAGGTCGCCCGCCTCCTGCTCGAGGGGATGGACGAGGACGCGGTCGATTTCCGCCCGAACTACGACGGGCAGGAGGAGGAGCCGGTCGTCCTGCCGGCGGCCTTCCCGAACCTGCTCGCCAACGGCTCGCAGGGCATCGCCGTCGGCATGGCGACCTCGATCCCGCCCCACAACGTGGCGGAGCTGTGCGAGGCGGCGCTCTACCTCATCACCCACCCTGCCGCGACCTCCGAGCAGCTGACCACCTTCGTCAAGGGCCCGGACTTCCCGACCGGCGGCATCATCACCGACTCCGCGGCCTCGATCGCCGAGGCCTACCGCACCGGGCGCGGCGGCTTTCGCGTGCGGGCGCGGTGGCAGAAGGAGGATCTCGG from Methylobacterium aquaticum encodes:
- the recO gene encoding DNA repair protein RecO — translated: MQWTDDGLVLGARRHGETGVVLELMTAEHGRHLGLVHGGRSRRMQPVLQPGNLVRAVWRARLDEGLGAYAVEPIESASARLIGSRLALYGIGYAAGLLRLLPERDPHPALFAVAKVLIEHLHEPEIAPALMVRFELAMLAELGFGLDLSACAATGTNEYLAYVSPKSGRAVSAAAGEPWRDRLLALPDFLVERADRRGLNVPTSREIKQGFTLTGYFLDQHIWGPRDVAEPEERVRFVALGTADAG